The Thermoanaerobaculales bacterium genome contains a region encoding:
- a CDS encoding OsmC family protein — MSQSMANKREPVRLNGVDTPTLFATINAVKGQPDLAKFRFRATNRWIRGTHSRTRIEAFDGAGAQHTHGGDFQFDADHPEVLVGTDQGPAPVEFLLHGLAACLTAGIGNIAAARGVKLSEVESTVEGDIDLRGILGISDEVRNGYQGIRVSFRIKGDAPADKLREIVEQSQRRSAVFDVLTNGVPVDVMVEAA, encoded by the coding sequence ATGAGTCAGAGCATGGCCAACAAGCGCGAGCCGGTCCGGCTGAATGGGGTCGACACGCCGACCCTGTTCGCCACCATCAACGCGGTCAAGGGCCAGCCGGACCTCGCGAAGTTCCGGTTCCGGGCGACCAACCGTTGGATCCGGGGCACCCACAGCCGCACCAGGATCGAGGCCTTCGACGGGGCGGGCGCGCAGCACACGCACGGCGGCGACTTCCAGTTCGACGCCGACCACCCCGAGGTGCTGGTCGGCACCGACCAGGGCCCGGCACCGGTGGAGTTCCTGCTCCACGGCCTCGCCGCCTGCCTCACCGCCGGCATCGGCAACATCGCAGCCGCGCGCGGGGTGAAGCTCAGCGAGGTCGAGTCGACGGTCGAGGGCGACATCGACCTGCGCGGCATCCTCGGGATCTCGGACGAGGTCCGCAACGGCTATCAGGGGATCCGGGTGAGCTTCCGGATCAAGGGCGACGCGCCGGCCGACAAGCTGCGCGAGATCGTCGAGCAGTCGCAGCGCCGGTCGGCGGTGTTCGACGTCCTCACGAACGGCGTCCCGGTCGACGTGATGGTCGAGGCTGCCTGA
- a CDS encoding sigma-54 dependent transcriptional regulator, translated as MSELDSHAATPVRILVAEDDAEMLELLARVLREEGYRVLTAGDGHQALARIEEGDFDLVLSDVRMPGPDGMEVLRRAMASRLHQPVILMTAFGSISSAVEAMRAGAFHYLTKPFSLDELLEIVNGAATQIRQLRAIHAEGGDAAFPIVFRSPAMARLLAMAGEVAPSTASALITGASGTGKELLARAIHAVSGRAQRPFVPVDCGAIPEGLVESELFGHRRGAFTGSVADKSGIVEEADGGTLFLDEVGNLPSSMQAKLLRFLQDRRFRRVGDTLERAVDVRVVAASNRDLRELVAEGGFREDLYYRLAVISLAIPPLKERRDDIPPLVYHFIRQFNAGAGYTVEGVRPDALDLLVDYAWPGNVRQLENVIERAVILRKAGLVQPSDLPPEIGDAAARDTSRSLDELERQHILQLLEECGGNRSRVAKILGISRRTVYRKLRQYGIDPES; from the coding sequence ATGAGTGAGCTCGACAGCCACGCCGCGACGCCGGTTCGCATCCTGGTGGCCGAGGACGATGCCGAGATGCTGGAGCTCCTGGCCCGCGTGCTGCGCGAGGAGGGCTATCGCGTGCTGACCGCGGGAGACGGCCACCAGGCGCTGGCGCGGATCGAGGAGGGCGACTTCGACCTCGTGCTCAGCGACGTCCGAATGCCCGGGCCCGACGGCATGGAGGTGCTGCGGCGGGCGATGGCGAGCCGGCTTCACCAGCCGGTGATCCTGATGACGGCCTTCGGCAGCATCTCGTCGGCGGTCGAGGCCATGCGCGCCGGCGCCTTCCACTATCTGACCAAGCCGTTCAGCCTCGACGAGCTCCTCGAGATCGTCAACGGCGCGGCGACCCAGATCCGCCAGCTGCGCGCGATCCACGCCGAGGGCGGCGACGCGGCGTTCCCGATCGTCTTCCGCTCGCCGGCGATGGCGCGGCTGCTCGCGATGGCCGGAGAGGTCGCGCCGAGCACGGCGTCGGCCCTGATCACGGGCGCGTCGGGCACCGGCAAGGAGCTCCTGGCGCGGGCGATCCACGCCGTCAGCGGGCGCGCCCAGCGCCCGTTCGTGCCGGTCGACTGCGGCGCCATCCCGGAGGGGCTCGTCGAGAGCGAGCTCTTCGGTCACCGCCGCGGGGCGTTCACCGGCTCGGTCGCCGACAAGTCGGGGATCGTCGAGGAGGCCGACGGGGGGACGCTGTTCCTCGACGAGGTCGGCAACCTGCCCTCGTCGATGCAGGCCAAGCTGCTGCGCTTTCTCCAGGACCGGCGGTTTCGCCGCGTCGGCGACACCCTCGAGCGCGCGGTCGACGTGCGCGTCGTGGCGGCCAGCAATCGCGACCTCCGAGAGCTCGTCGCGGAGGGCGGCTTCCGCGAGGACCTCTACTACCGGCTGGCCGTGATCTCGCTCGCCATCCCGCCGCTCAAGGAGCGGCGCGACGACATCCCGCCGCTGGTCTACCACTTCATCCGCCAGTTCAACGCGGGTGCGGGATACACGGTCGAGGGCGTGCGCCCGGACGCGCTGGATCTGCTCGTCGACTACGCCTGGCCCGGCAACGTGCGTCAGCTCGAGAACGTCATCGAGCGGGCGGTCATCCTGCGCAAGGCAGGCCTCGTCCAGCCGTCCGACCTGCCGCCCGAGATCGGCGACGCTGCCGCCCGGGACACCAGCCGCTCGCTCGACGAGCTCGAGCGCCAGCACATCCTGCAGCTGCTCGAGGAATGCGGCGGCAACCGTTCGCGGGTGGCGAAGATCCTCGGCATCAGCCGCCGGACCGTGTACCGGAAGCTCCGCCAGTACGGGATCGACCCCGAGAGCTGA
- a CDS encoding 4Fe-4S dicluster domain-containing protein: MAHHTTRSAYLELVERLNRFPQGAPPSELLFRILAMLFSEREAALVARLPIKPFTAGQAARAWKLPLGEAQSVLDELAGRAILLDIESGGVRTYVLPPPMAGFFEFSMMRLRDDLDQELLAELFYEYITVEEDFIKALFTSGETQLGRVFVSEPSLPADGSLVVLDHERASQVVAEAAHIAVGLCYCRHKMEHVGRACDAPLDICMTFNNTADSLIRHGVARRVDAAECLDLLDQARERGLVQFGENVRQRVNFICNCCGCCCEAMIAARRFGHLHPVHTTSFLPELAPATCTGCGKCVDACPVEAMTLVSANDPARPKRKLARLDTDICLGCGVCVPACPEHGLKLTPRAERVITPVDSVHRTVVMAIERGMLQDLVFDNRTLASHRAMAAVLGAILRLPPLKQALASRQLKSRYLEALLARRADWSSRSAT; encoded by the coding sequence ATGGCCCACCACACCACGCGCTCCGCCTACCTCGAGCTGGTCGAGCGGCTCAACCGCTTCCCCCAGGGGGCGCCGCCTTCCGAGCTGCTGTTCCGCATCCTCGCGATGCTGTTCTCCGAGCGCGAGGCGGCGCTGGTGGCGCGGCTTCCGATCAAGCCCTTCACGGCCGGGCAGGCGGCGCGGGCCTGGAAGCTGCCGCTCGGGGAAGCGCAGTCGGTGCTCGACGAGCTCGCAGGCCGGGCGATCCTGCTCGACATCGAGTCCGGCGGCGTCCGGACCTACGTCCTGCCGCCGCCGATGGCCGGGTTCTTCGAGTTCTCGATGATGCGGCTGCGGGACGACCTCGACCAGGAGCTGCTCGCCGAGCTTTTCTACGAGTACATCACGGTCGAGGAGGACTTCATCAAGGCGCTGTTCACCAGCGGCGAGACCCAGCTCGGCCGGGTGTTCGTGTCCGAGCCGTCGCTGCCGGCGGACGGCTCGCTGGTCGTCCTCGACCACGAGCGGGCGAGCCAGGTGGTGGCCGAGGCCGCGCACATCGCGGTTGGCCTGTGCTACTGCCGCCACAAGATGGAGCACGTCGGCCGGGCCTGCGACGCGCCGCTCGACATCTGCATGACCTTCAACAACACCGCCGACTCGCTGATCCGGCACGGCGTGGCGCGCCGGGTCGACGCGGCCGAGTGCCTCGACCTCCTCGATCAGGCGCGGGAGCGAGGCCTGGTCCAGTTCGGCGAGAACGTCCGCCAGCGGGTCAACTTCATCTGCAACTGCTGCGGCTGCTGCTGCGAGGCCATGATCGCGGCGCGCCGCTTCGGCCACCTCCACCCGGTGCACACCACCAGCTTCCTCCCCGAGCTGGCCCCGGCGACCTGCACCGGCTGCGGCAAGTGCGTGGACGCCTGCCCGGTCGAGGCGATGACGCTGGTGTCCGCCAACGACCCGGCGCGCCCCAAGCGCAAGCTGGCCAGGCTCGACACCGACATCTGCCTTGGCTGCGGGGTGTGCGTGCCGGCCTGCCCGGAGCACGGCCTCAAGCTCACGCCGCGCGCCGAGCGGGTCATCACGCCCGTCGACTCGGTCCACCGCACGGTCGTGATGGCGATCGAGCGCGGCATGCTGCAGGACCTGGTGTTCGACAACCGCACCCTGGCCAGCCACCGGGCGATGGCCGCGGTGCTCGGCGCCATCCTGCGCCTGCCGCCGCTCAAGCAGGCGCTCGCCAGCCGGCAGCTCAAGTCGCGCTACCTCGAGGCGCTGCTCGCCCGGCGCGCGGACTGGTCAAGCCGGTCGGCTACTTGA
- the cysC gene encoding adenylyl-sulfate kinase has protein sequence MSEPKSKNISKVQLLVTRAQREAALGQRGVTIWFTGLSASGKSTVAISVDQILTGRGKHCYVLDGDNIRHGLNRDLGFSPEDRNENIRRIGEVAKLFTQAGIINLTAFISPYIVDRDRNRQIQEPRDFIEVYVECPLAICEQRDPRGLYAKARAGLVPEFTGISAPYEAPLNPEIVLHTGSETEEESANRVVEYLETNGYLDGV, from the coding sequence ATGAGCGAGCCCAAGAGCAAGAACATCTCCAAGGTCCAGCTGCTGGTCACCCGGGCGCAGCGCGAGGCCGCGCTCGGCCAGCGCGGAGTCACGATCTGGTTCACCGGCCTTTCCGCCTCCGGCAAGTCGACCGTCGCCATCAGCGTCGACCAGATCCTGACCGGCCGCGGCAAGCACTGCTACGTGCTCGACGGCGACAACATCCGGCACGGGCTCAACCGCGACCTCGGTTTCAGCCCGGAGGACCGAAACGAGAACATCCGCCGGATCGGCGAGGTGGCGAAGCTGTTCACCCAGGCCGGGATCATCAACCTGACCGCCTTCATCTCGCCCTACATCGTGGACCGCGACCGCAACCGTCAGATCCAGGAGCCGCGCGACTTCATCGAGGTCTACGTCGAGTGCCCGCTCGCGATCTGCGAGCAGCGCGACCCGCGCGGGCTCTATGCCAAGGCGAGGGCCGGCCTGGTGCCCGAGTTCACCGGCATCTCGGCACCCTACGAGGCGCCGCTGAACCCCGAGATCGTCCTCCACACCGGCAGCGAGACCGAGGAGGAGAGCGCGAACCGGGTGGTGGAGTACCTGGAGACGAACGGCTACCTCGACGGCGTGTGA
- a CDS encoding FKBP-type peptidyl-prolyl cis-trans isomerase, with the protein MNTTRLLIAFAVIAFATCAAAQDIAAPADVAKPPEDAACTPSGLCSKVLTAGTGTEHPDAWDKVTVHYSGWTTDGTMFDSSVKRGQPATFPLNRVIPGWTEGVRLMVTGEQRRLWIPVELAYNNMPGRPAGMLVFDVELISIENQPEPPPPPAAPADVAAPPADAVKTASGLATKVLKPGTGTDHPTASSTVTVHYSGWTTDGKLFDSSVVRGQPATFPLNRVIAGWTEGLQLMVVGEQRRLWIPEALAYKGAEGAPKGMLVFDVELIAIK; encoded by the coding sequence ATGAATACGACACGCCTTCTCATCGCTTTCGCCGTCATCGCGTTCGCCACCTGCGCCGCCGCCCAGGACATCGCTGCGCCGGCCGACGTCGCCAAGCCGCCGGAGGACGCGGCCTGCACGCCGAGCGGGCTGTGCTCCAAGGTCCTGACCGCCGGAACGGGCACCGAGCACCCCGACGCCTGGGACAAGGTCACCGTCCACTACAGCGGCTGGACCACCGACGGGACGATGTTCGACTCGTCGGTCAAGCGCGGCCAGCCCGCGACCTTCCCGCTCAACCGGGTGATCCCGGGCTGGACCGAGGGCGTCCGTCTCATGGTCACCGGCGAGCAGCGCCGGCTCTGGATCCCGGTCGAGCTCGCCTACAACAACATGCCCGGCCGGCCGGCTGGCATGCTGGTCTTCGACGTCGAGCTGATCTCGATCGAGAACCAGCCGGAGCCGCCGCCCCCGCCGGCAGCGCCCGCCGACGTGGCGGCACCGCCCGCCGACGCCGTAAAGACCGCGAGCGGCCTCGCCACGAAGGTGCTCAAGCCCGGCACCGGCACTGACCACCCGACCGCGAGCTCGACGGTGACCGTCCACTACAGCGGCTGGACAACCGACGGCAAGCTCTTCGACTCGTCGGTGGTGCGCGGCCAGCCTGCGACCTTTCCCCTCAACCGGGTGATCGCGGGCTGGACCGAGGGCCTGCAGCTGATGGTGGTCGGCGAGCAGCGTCGGCTGTGGATTCCCGAGGCGCTCGCCTACAAGGGCGCCGAGGGAGCCCCGAAGGGCATGCTGGTCTTCGACGTCGAGCTGATCGCCATCAAGTAG
- a CDS encoding NAD(P)-binding domain-containing protein encodes MKRTSAIVIGGGQAGLAMSRCLGDHGVDHVVLERGRVAERWRSERWDSLRLLTPNWQTRLPGWGYRGADPDGYMTVTELVGFLEGYARSFVAPVEAETTVLAVEAGGRGYRVATDRGDWTAPNVVVATGHCGWPRVPTFGRELDGSILQLDPTTYRHPGQLADGGVLVVGASASGIQLADEIQRSGRPVTLAVGRHTRLPRLHRGRDIMWWLDTVGILDETVDDVLSVETSRGQPSLQLVGRPDHGSLDLAILRERGVRLVGRAVTARGNAVRFADDLAATTAAADFKLAQLLARIDGFITDAGLDRILPEAPPLVPVRPGPAPTALDLADEGIKTVVWATGFGRSYPWLKVPVLDRRGEIVHRGGITPAPGLYVLGLSLLRRRKSTYIDGVGSDACEIAEEIAARTAGSRPAAA; translated from the coding sequence ATGAAGCGCACCAGCGCGATCGTCATCGGGGGCGGCCAGGCCGGGCTGGCGATGAGCCGCTGCCTCGGCGACCACGGCGTCGATCACGTCGTCCTCGAGCGGGGACGGGTCGCCGAACGCTGGCGGTCCGAGCGCTGGGATTCGCTGCGCCTGCTCACCCCGAACTGGCAGACCCGCCTGCCGGGGTGGGGCTACCGGGGCGCCGACCCCGACGGCTACATGACCGTGACCGAGCTGGTGGGCTTCCTCGAAGGTTACGCGCGGTCGTTCGTGGCACCGGTCGAGGCCGAGACCACCGTCCTGGCGGTGGAGGCGGGTGGCCGCGGCTACCGGGTCGCCACCGATCGCGGAGACTGGACGGCGCCCAACGTGGTGGTGGCCACCGGCCACTGCGGCTGGCCGAGAGTGCCTACCTTCGGCCGCGAGCTCGACGGGAGCATCCTCCAGCTCGACCCGACCACCTACCGTCATCCTGGCCAGCTCGCCGACGGGGGCGTGCTGGTGGTCGGCGCCTCGGCCAGCGGCATTCAGCTCGCCGACGAGATCCAGCGGTCGGGACGGCCGGTCACGTTGGCGGTCGGCCGGCACACGCGCCTGCCGAGGCTCCACCGCGGCCGCGACATCATGTGGTGGCTCGACACCGTCGGCATCCTCGACGAGACGGTCGACGACGTGCTCAGCGTCGAGACGTCGCGCGGCCAGCCCTCGCTCCAGCTCGTGGGGCGCCCCGACCACGGCTCGCTCGACCTCGCGATCCTCCGCGAGCGGGGCGTTCGCCTGGTCGGGCGCGCGGTCACCGCCCGCGGCAACGCCGTGCGCTTCGCCGACGACCTCGCCGCGACGACCGCGGCTGCGGACTTCAAGCTCGCCCAGCTGCTCGCGCGCATCGACGGGTTCATCACGGACGCCGGGCTCGACCGCATCCTGCCCGAGGCGCCTCCGCTGGTCCCGGTCCGCCCCGGCCCGGCGCCGACCGCCCTCGACCTTGCCGATGAGGGCATCAAGACGGTGGTCTGGGCAACCGGCTTCGGCCGCAGCTACCCCTGGCTGAAGGTGCCCGTGCTCGACCGCCGGGGGGAGATCGTCCACCGCGGCGGCATCACGCCGGCGCCCGGGCTCTACGTGCTGGGGCTGAGCCTGCTGCGCCGCCGCAAGTCCACCTACATCGACGGCGTCGGCAGCGACGCCTGCGAGATCGCCGAGGAGATCGCGGCGCGGACGGCCGGAAGCCGGCCCGCGGCCGCCTGA
- a CDS encoding L-dopachrome tautomerase-related protein yields the protein MRRALLAVLVLAAVTLLALGAALRLRYGGGRGYPDLTTPPLLDEAALEIVVDFPEPIGNVAVSDDGRVFFTVHPESRPQGHRLLEWTADGARPFPSAGAQRELLDTPLGVTIDRSGRLWTIDHGRHGFRQPRLLAFDLATGRLVHDHLFRRTVAPRGSFLQDLRVDPSGGNVFIADLSFWRRSPALVVYDVAAGRARRVLERHPAVMPQDWLITTPARRMVFFGGLAALKPGVDGIAVDPAGEWLYFGAMAHDGLFRVPARDLREPALSPRVLAQRVERVSDKPLSDGLATDSEGRVYITDVEHGAVMRVGADGVLQTVIRSSRIRWADALCFGPDGRLYLADSALPDVMLRSRRHIRDAGPYHVYRFRPPPDQGIGSRI from the coding sequence ATGCGGAGGGCCCTGCTCGCAGTCCTCGTCCTGGCCGCGGTCACGCTGCTGGCGCTGGGAGCCGCGCTGAGGCTGCGCTACGGGGGCGGCCGTGGCTATCCCGACCTGACCACGCCGCCGCTGCTCGACGAGGCCGCGCTCGAGATCGTGGTCGACTTCCCCGAGCCGATCGGCAACGTCGCGGTCAGCGACGACGGCCGGGTGTTCTTCACCGTCCACCCCGAGTCGCGCCCGCAGGGGCACCGGCTCCTGGAGTGGACCGCCGACGGTGCTCGGCCCTTCCCGAGCGCCGGCGCACAGCGCGAGCTGCTCGACACCCCGCTCGGCGTCACGATCGATCGCTCGGGACGGCTGTGGACCATCGACCATGGCCGCCACGGCTTCCGCCAGCCGCGCCTGCTCGCCTTCGACCTGGCGACCGGGCGCCTGGTGCACGACCACCTCTTCCGGCGCACGGTCGCGCCGCGAGGGTCCTTCCTCCAGGATCTCCGGGTGGACCCGTCGGGCGGCAACGTCTTCATCGCCGACCTCAGCTTCTGGCGCCGCAGCCCGGCGCTGGTCGTGTACGACGTCGCCGCGGGGCGGGCGCGGCGGGTGCTCGAGCGCCACCCGGCGGTCATGCCCCAGGACTGGTTGATCACGACGCCCGCCAGGCGGATGGTCTTCTTCGGCGGGCTGGCCGCGCTCAAGCCGGGCGTCGACGGCATCGCCGTCGATCCCGCGGGCGAGTGGCTCTACTTCGGCGCGATGGCCCACGACGGGCTCTTCAGGGTCCCGGCCCGAGACCTCCGCGAGCCCGCCCTCAGCCCGCGAGTGCTGGCGCAGCGGGTCGAGCGGGTCAGCGACAAGCCGCTCAGCGACGGCCTGGCCACCGACTCCGAGGGCCGGGTCTACATCACCGACGTCGAGCACGGGGCGGTGATGCGGGTCGGAGCCGACGGCGTGCTGCAGACCGTCATCCGCTCGAGCCGGATCCGCTGGGCGGACGCGCTCTGCTTTGGCCCCGATGGCCGGCTCTATCTGGCCGACAGCGCGCTGCCGGACGTCATGCTGCGCTCTCGGCGGCACATCCGCGACGCCGGGCCGTATCACGTGTACAGGTTCCGGCCCCCGCCCGACCAGGGGATAGGATCTAGGATCTAG
- a CDS encoding ATP-binding protein: MTPTVERSAGERAAAVLRGLDWPRRGSIFAILAASLLLVALVPFLPLALLTWSAYHRDVEAVEAEISDSNRHIAVIAGSVLDALLQHVRHQGGATGALAAGGLPPAPAGAAWELVSAEGIVLETQLDPARRGRDCGYREAVRGGATGLTTVGDWLDGAPPTALHLGPAHGGARLVAVLDPIALQHQLQAWTGEGLDRHVYVVDGSGRPLLDSGPRPSPGGADMRDQPPIRQLTAGQDGPIRYVSAVSGEERLGFVHRIGEADWAVVVSTDVGASLLGLRDRYTLLGWSIGFAVAAAVAILLLSSRWLARPLLDIRRALRDPDRSPHDPLDVELATRRVTEYDELVTAFNELGADFTAVERELVQAEKTSLLGQLASGLAHEMGTPLNVITGNAQYLLRKVPVEDPRRPALEQIISQAQRIAAMIRRLLDVSRPAEARLVPVDLSAVIRQTLEIVPGVSRGIEVRCDLDPGVGLVLADPKLIEHALMNLIVNACQAMPEGGRLWVATRAEAAADAASAPFVVVTVSDTGCGIPPENLPRIFEPFFTTKPHPEGTGLGLAIVERIVRQHGGRVDVESVVGRGTTATLRLRPVPLGGAEPRRHREEGR; encoded by the coding sequence GTGACACCCACCGTCGAGCGGTCCGCCGGAGAACGGGCTGCCGCCGTCCTGCGCGGTCTGGACTGGCCCCGGCGAGGGTCCATCTTCGCCATCCTCGCGGCCTCGCTGCTGCTGGTCGCGCTGGTGCCGTTCTTGCCGTTGGCCCTGCTCACCTGGTCGGCGTACCACCGCGATGTCGAGGCCGTGGAGGCGGAGATCAGCGACTCCAATCGTCACATCGCGGTGATCGCCGGCAGCGTCCTGGACGCCCTGCTGCAGCATGTTCGGCACCAGGGTGGGGCGACGGGAGCGCTCGCCGCGGGAGGGCTGCCGCCGGCGCCGGCCGGCGCCGCCTGGGAGCTGGTGTCAGCCGAGGGGATCGTCCTCGAGACGCAGCTGGACCCTGCTCGCCGCGGGAGGGACTGCGGCTACCGCGAGGCCGTGCGCGGTGGCGCGACTGGCCTGACCACCGTCGGGGACTGGCTTGACGGTGCTCCCCCGACGGCGCTCCACCTCGGGCCGGCGCACGGCGGTGCGCGCCTGGTGGCGGTGCTCGATCCGATCGCGCTGCAGCACCAGCTCCAGGCCTGGACCGGGGAGGGCCTCGATCGCCACGTCTACGTCGTGGATGGCAGCGGCCGGCCGTTGCTCGACTCCGGCCCCCGACCCTCTCCCGGCGGCGCCGACATGCGCGACCAGCCGCCGATCCGCCAGCTGACGGCTGGGCAGGATGGCCCCATCCGCTACGTCAGCGCGGTGTCCGGCGAGGAGCGCCTCGGCTTCGTGCACCGGATCGGAGAGGCTGACTGGGCGGTGGTCGTCAGCACCGACGTGGGGGCAAGCCTGCTCGGCCTGCGCGACCGCTACACGCTTCTCGGCTGGTCGATCGGGTTCGCCGTCGCCGCTGCGGTGGCGATCCTGCTGCTCAGCTCGCGTTGGCTGGCGCGGCCGCTGCTCGACATCCGGCGCGCGCTGCGCGACCCGGACCGCTCGCCCCACGACCCGCTCGACGTCGAGCTGGCGACCCGGCGGGTGACCGAGTACGACGAGCTGGTGACCGCTTTCAACGAGCTGGGCGCCGACTTCACGGCGGTCGAGCGGGAGCTCGTGCAGGCCGAGAAGACGTCGCTGCTCGGGCAGCTGGCCTCGGGGCTCGCTCACGAGATGGGGACGCCGTTGAACGTCATCACCGGCAATGCCCAGTACCTGCTGCGCAAGGTCCCAGTCGAGGACCCGCGCCGCCCGGCGCTGGAGCAGATCATCAGCCAGGCGCAGCGCATCGCTGCCATGATCCGCCGCCTGCTCGACGTGTCGCGTCCGGCCGAGGCGCGGCTGGTGCCGGTGGATCTCTCGGCGGTGATCCGCCAGACCCTGGAGATCGTGCCCGGCGTGAGCCGTGGGATCGAGGTGCGCTGCGACCTCGACCCGGGCGTGGGGCTGGTGCTCGCGGACCCCAAGCTGATCGAGCACGCGCTGATGAACCTCATCGTCAACGCGTGCCAGGCCATGCCGGAAGGCGGCCGGCTGTGGGTGGCGACCCGCGCCGAGGCCGCGGCCGATGCCGCCTCGGCGCCCTTCGTGGTGGTGACGGTGTCCGACACAGGCTGCGGCATCCCGCCGGAGAACTTGCCCCGGATCTTCGAGCCGTTCTTCACGACCAAGCCCCACCCGGAGGGGACCGGCCTCGGCCTCGCCATCGTCGAGCGGATCGTGCGCCAGCACGGGGGACGAGTCGACGTCGAGAGCGTCGTGGGGCGGGGGACCACGGCGACGCTCCGCCTGCGTCCGGTCCCATTGGGGGGCGCCGAGCCGCGCCGCCATCGCGAGGAGGGACGATGA
- a CDS encoding FG-GAP-like repeat-containing protein — MSDARSKTSGFDGRGLSAWLSRLRRARRPLVVLSLLLGAASSASAQTSFLEVTPAADPYFVTPPEEDFWVNAVAPADVDGDGDLDLAVIGFYVVYNVSAEDRLVLFINDGPDPGGVWLFSHQLLPLGSLSAGASDLAWADFDGDADYDLAVGSDGATVVYRNDAGVLTQLDGVLPGYWEDSSYTGAYDLRSLTWADADNDGDQDLLIPSVFDPDTSSMRTVLMRNEGASGGSWLFTDTSATIDPTVHAQSAWADDDADGDLDLFLVNVDPYLETGFVRRYGNDGGTFTGSDLLAIRVEYGLADWGDHDGDGDLDILVAGNIQEAGGTYDTVLRIYRNDGGSYTETSLINAPNADWLDLHAATWADYDSDGDVDLLITGNFVGAVDIEGKSDIWSNDGGAFSALGVNLPAPISSIGRGGTFTWLDLDGDGDLDYLVAGAYYVPGGNGLVEARMHLYRNEAGTENLAPTVPTGLTAVPGDGGVVALSWSPADDDSTPPESITYDLDLRLVGGSAMSAERPPEPGDVSAVTSWALTGLAPGSYVWSVRAVDSAFNGGSAAEGTFAVAGDALFGDGFESGDTSAWTASVP, encoded by the coding sequence ATGAGCGACGCGCGATCGAAAACGTCTGGTTTCGATGGACGAGGCCTGTCGGCGTGGTTGTCGAGGTTGCGGCGAGCGCGGCGCCCTCTGGTCGTGCTCTCACTCCTGCTCGGAGCTGCCTCGTCCGCGTCCGCGCAGACCTCGTTTCTCGAGGTCACTCCGGCGGCGGACCCCTACTTCGTCACGCCCCCGGAGGAGGATTTCTGGGTCAACGCCGTGGCGCCGGCCGACGTCGATGGCGACGGCGACCTCGACCTCGCCGTGATCGGCTTCTACGTCGTCTACAACGTGAGCGCCGAGGATCGCCTGGTGCTCTTCATCAACGACGGTCCCGATCCGGGCGGCGTCTGGCTGTTCTCCCACCAGCTCCTGCCGCTGGGATCGCTGTCCGCTGGGGCTTCTGACCTCGCGTGGGCCGATTTCGACGGTGACGCCGACTACGACCTCGCGGTCGGCTCGGACGGGGCGACGGTCGTCTACCGCAACGACGCCGGGGTGCTGACCCAGCTCGACGGCGTGCTGCCGGGCTACTGGGAGGACTCGTCCTACACCGGCGCCTACGACCTGCGATCGCTCACCTGGGCCGACGCGGACAACGATGGCGACCAGGATCTGCTGATCCCGTCGGTGTTCGACCCCGACACCTCCTCCATGCGGACGGTGCTGATGCGGAACGAGGGGGCGAGCGGCGGCAGTTGGCTGTTCACGGACACCTCCGCGACCATCGATCCGACCGTCCACGCGCAGAGCGCCTGGGCCGATGACGACGCCGACGGCGACCTCGATCTCTTCCTGGTCAACGTGGATCCCTACCTCGAGACCGGTTTCGTGCGCCGCTACGGCAACGACGGCGGGACCTTCACGGGGAGCGACCTGCTCGCGATCCGGGTCGAGTACGGCCTCGCCGACTGGGGTGACCACGACGGGGATGGCGACCTCGACATCCTGGTGGCCGGGAACATCCAGGAGGCGGGCGGGACCTACGACACGGTCCTCCGCATCTACCGCAACGACGGCGGGAGCTACACCGAGACGTCGCTCATCAATGCCCCCAATGCCGACTGGCTCGACCTCCACGCCGCGACCTGGGCCGACTACGACTCCGACGGCGACGTCGACCTCCTGATCACCGGCAACTTCGTCGGCGCCGTCGACATCGAAGGCAAGTCGGACATCTGGAGCAACGACGGCGGGGCCTTCAGCGCGCTCGGCGTGAACCTGCCCGCGCCGATCTCGTCGATCGGGCGCGGCGGGACCTTCACCTGGCTCGACCTCGACGGCGACGGCGACCTCGACTACCTGGTCGCCGGCGCCTACTACGTCCCCGGCGGCAACGGCCTGGTCGAGGCCCGGATGCACCTCTACCGGAACGAGGCGGGCACCGAGAACCTCGCGCCGACGGTACCGACCGGTCTCACGGCGGTGCCCGGCGATGGTGGCGTCGTCGCGCTGTCGTGGAGCCCTGCGGACGACGACTCCACGCCTCCGGAGTCCATCACGTACGACCTCGATCTGCGCCTGGTCGGGGGCTCTGCAATGAGCGCCGAGCGCCCGCCGGAGCCGGGCGACGTCAGCGCGGTGACGAGCTGGGCGCTGACCGGCCTCGCGCCCGGCAGCTACGTCTGGAGCGTGCGGGCGGTCGACAGTGCCTTCAACGGCGGCAGCGCGGCCGAGGGGACCTTCGCCGTCGCCGGGGACGCGCTGTTCGGCGACGGCTTCGAGTCGGGCGACACCAGCGCCTGGACGGCATCGGTGCCCTGA